One region of Wyeomyia smithii strain HCP4-BCI-WySm-NY-G18 chromosome 3, ASM2978416v1, whole genome shotgun sequence genomic DNA includes:
- the LOC129728269 gene encoding uncharacterized protein LOC129728269, translating to MDDDRRTQQLNARRTTLLASIHRTNSFLQEYVPERDSFEVALRLENLEVLWQGLEEVQSELEILEITNGAMVRNLQFRSDFEPKLFRIKAGLISKIPASPSAAHLPQNPPTLSHSGLAGLKLPTISLPEFAGDYQDWLAFHDTFLALIHSNQEVADIQKFHYLRAAVKGDAAQVIESISISSANYRLAWEALVSRYSNEYLLKKRHLQASLETPRMAEESATALHGLVDEFERHTKVLRQLGEPTDAWSTMLEHLLCTRLHNETLRLWEDHASTLPDPTYTNLIEFLQRRIRVLESISVNCDAVQSISGSHTAPMVKHGPSDKNGKSSHLKMVAHAVTEPSPKKSNVGGRTGIQWRELKKLPLQERLNHVNQKLLCFNCLRSDHYVSNCPIQNSCRICQKRHNTVLHPGYLEGIRKDTAVSGGTRPLPTAQTNVTTTQKQPELNTATVETYLAAASTQSHRSGNVFKLTVILVIVDAYGQHHFARALLDSASQPNLLTERMAQLLKLKRKRVKVQLQGPGGIGIRAKDTVTTQIRSRKESFALDVEFLILPQLTADLPERNISIADWNIPKDLFLADPTFNERGPIDMIIGLPHFFDCFRSPARIRIARDLPEMVDSVFGWIVAGSGLERFWKVEELPSRDDYSAEERECENLYTSTVARDRSGRYIVRLPRHPDFHSMLGESKAAALRRFRLLEQRLEREAEMKEEYHRFMREYISLGHMRLLGMNQHSSGNFYLPHHPVVKESSTTTKVRVVFDGSAKSSTGVSLNEALLTGPVVQDDLLSIVLRFRKFPVALVADIEKMYRQVLIHPEDTPYQRILCRFNESDPIQTYALLTVTYGLAPSSFLATRTLQQLADDEGTAYPLADPILRKNFYVDDCLGGAQSVDEALQLRHELTELLSKGGLTLRKWTSNKIEVLQGLSSEQIGTQSSFVFAPQESVKALGIGWEPETDELRFESKISGRKAPETKRSILSSISQLFDPLGLIAPVVIRSKMFMQELWLAHCDWDQPVPNAIQEKWKTYHRDLAGIAEYRIDRYAFLPNAKVQLHTFSNASESAYGACVYARSTDTHDNVRVKLLASKSRVAPLDRITLPRLELCAAEIASQLYAHVKTALQLEISDARFWSDSTVTLQWLQAPPRTWKTFVANRVSKIQTLTHGYRWTHIPGKDNPADLVSRGMAVGEFVSSELWKYGPTWLRLPEENGLHLSRCMHQSTTSKPGRPGTSQLLSVTQLEEAKVRLIQIAQADEFSQEIKELQAQKPLHKQSQIRALNPFIDQQGTITQIRNKELSRPQILPSETATRWWPTNTCRHARNILASSRQTTCEKCD from the exons ATGGACGACGATCGGAGAACTCAACAACTAAACGCTAGGCGGACAACACTGCTCGCTTCGATTCATCGCACCAATTCGTTCCTGCAAGAATACGTGCCGGAACGGGATTCCTTCGAGGTTGCTCTGCGGCTGGAAAATTTGGAAGTGCTGTGGCAAGGACTAGAGGAGGTCCAAAGTGAGCTGGAAATACTGGAGATAACGAATGGCGCGATGGTAAGAAACCTACAGTTTCGATCCGACTTCGAACCCAAACTTTTCAGAATAAAAGCTGGCCTAATTTCCAAAATACCTGCTTCTCCTTCTGCGGCGCATCTCCCTCAAAATCCTCCCACTCTTTCGCACTCTGGTTTGGCTGGTCTCAAGCTTCCGACTATTTCTCTTCCCGAATTCGCTGGTGATTACCAAGATTGGCTCGCATTTCACGATACTTTTTTAGCGCTAATCCACTCTAATCAAGAAGTGGCTGATATTCAAAAATTTCACTACTTGCGTGCTGCTGTGAAGGGTGACGCTGCACAGGTAATTGAATCGATTTCCATTAGCTCTGCTAACTATCGGCTAGCCTGGGAGGCCCTTGTTTCTCGCTATTCAAATGAGTATTTGTTGAAGAAACGTCATCTGCAGGCTTCATTAGAAACACCAAGAATGGCGGAGGAGTCCGCTACGGCGCTACATGGACTGGTGGATGAATTTGAGAGGCACACTAAGGTACTGAGACAACTGGGAGAACCAACCGATGCATGGAGCACAATGCTGGAGCATCTGCTATGCACCAGACTTCACAATGAAACGCTCAGATTATGGGAGGACCATGCGTCTACGCTACCAGACCCTACGTACACGAACCTCATCGAATTTTTGCAACGTCGAATTAGAGTGCTGGAATCCATTTCGGTGAACTGTGATGCTGTTCAATCCATTTCAGGTTCACATACTGCTCCAATGGTTAAGCATGGGCCTTCCGATAAAAATGGAAAATCATCGCATCTGAAAATGGTCGCACATGCCGTTACGGAACCTTCCCCGAAGAAATCAAATGTGGGAGGTCGGACAGGCATTCAGTGGCGAGAACTGAAGAAGTTGCCTCTTCAGGAAAGATTGAATCACGTTAATCAAAAGCTTTTATGCTTTAACTGCTTGCGTAGTGACCACTACGTGAGCAATTGTCCCATCCAAAATAGCTGTCGGATTTGTCAAAAGCGACATAACACCGTACTACACCCGGGTTACTTGGAAGGCATCCGGAAAGATACTGCGGTATCAGGAGGTACAAGGCCTCTACCCACTGCTCAAACAAATGTGACCACTACGCAGAAGCAACCGGAGTTGAATACGGCAACTGTCGAAACCTACCTGGCTGCAGCTTCAACGCAATCTCATCGGTCTGGTAATGTGTTTAAGCTTACCGTTATTCTTGTCATCGTCGATGCATACGGGCAACATCACTTTGCTAGGGCACTGTTGGATTCTGCATCCCAGCCCAATCTGCTCACTGAGCGCATGGCGCAACTTCTCAAGCTTAAACGTAAAAGGGTGAAGGTGCAACTTCAAGGTCCTGGCGGAATAGGCATTCGCGCCAAGGACACGGTCACAACACAAATTCGTTCACGCAAGGAATCTTTTGCTCTTGATGTTGAGTTTCTCATTCTACCTCAGCTTACTGCTGACTTACCTGAGAGGAATATATCCATTGCTGACTGGAATATTCCCAAGGATCTTTTCTTGGCTGATCCTACCTTTAACGAACGAGGTCCAATCGACATGATTATTGGCTTACCACACTTCTTTGACTGTTTTAGATCACCAGCACGAATTCGCATTGCAAGGGACCTTCCCGAGATGGTGGACAGTGTCTTTGGATGGATTGTGGCTGGATCTG GTTTGGAACGGTTCTGGAAAGTGGAGGAATTGCCTTCGCGCGATGATTACTCGGCGGAGGAACGCGAATGTGAAAATTTATACACGTCGACCGTGGCAAGAGATCGCAGTGGGCGCTACATAGTTCGTCTACCACGGCATCCTGATTTCCATAGCATGTTGGGCGAATCCAAGGCTGCTGCACTGCGAAGATTTAGGCTGTTGGAGCAGAGATTAGAACGAGAAGCGGAAATGAAGGAGGAGTACCATCGATTCATGCGTGAGTACATTTCACTTGGTCATATGCGATTGCTCGGTATGAACCAGCACTCctccggtaatttttatcttccTCACCACCCCGTCGTAAAGGAATCCAGCACCACGACAAAGGTGCGTGTAGTCTTCGATGGTTCTGCAAAATCATCTACTGGAGTATCGTTGAACGAGGCACTTCTCACTGGACCGGTTGTCCAGGACGACTTACTGTCGATTGTCCTCAGATTTCGGAAATTTCCTGTGGCACTAGTGGCTGACATCGAGAAAATGTACCGGCAAGTTCTAATTCACCCTGAAGATACACCTTACCAACGCATCCTGTGTCGATTTAACGAGTCTGACCCAATACAAACCTACGCGTTACTAACCGTCACTTACGGTTTAGCGCCATCTTCTTTCCTGGCTACGAGAACACTCCAGCAGCTGGCCGACGACGAAGGGACTGCGTACCCGCTGGCTGATCCTATATTACGCAAGAATTTTTATGTAGATGATTGCCTCGGAGGCGCGCAATCAGTTGATGAAGCCTTGCAGCTGCGACACGAATTGACCGAACTGTTGAGCAAAGGCGGACTTACCTTACGAAAGTGGACATCGAACAAAATAGAGGTACTGCAGGGGCTGTCATCAGAACAAATTGGAACGCAATCATCATTTGTATTTGCACCGCAGGAATCTGTAAAGGCTCTGGGGATCGGCTGGGAGCCTGAGACAGATGAGCTTCGATTCGAATCGAAAATTTCTGGCAGGAAGGCGCCAGAAACTAAAAGATCAATTTTATCTTCCATTTCGCAGCTTTTCGATCCGCTAGGACTAATTGCCCCTGTGGTCATTCGGAGTAAAATGTTTATGCAGGAGTTGTGGTTGGCCCACTGCGATTGGGATCAACCTGTGCCGAACGCTATACAAGAAAAATGGAAAACCTATCATCGTGACCTAGCCGGCATAGCAGAATACCGCATCGACCGTTATGCATTTCTACCCAATGCGAAAGTTCAGCTACACaccttttcgaatgcatctgaAAGTGCCTACGGAGCTTGTGTTTACGCGCGATCTACAGACACGCATGACAACGTAAGGGTCAAATTATTAGCGTCTAAATCACGAGTCGCACCATTAGATAGAATCACACTCCCCAGGCTCGAGTTGTGTGCAGCAGAAATTGCATCGCAGCTGTATGCACACGTTAAAACCGCTCTGCAACTGGAAATTTCGGATGCCCGCTTTTGGTCGGATTCTACCGTCACGCTTCAGTGGTTGCAAGCGCCACCTCGTACATGGAAGACGTTTGTTGCCAACCGGGTATCTAAGATACAAACCCTGACACACGGCTATCGATGGACTCATATACCAGGGAAGGACAATCCCGCTGACTTGGTTTCCCGAGGAATGGCAGTTGGCGAATTTGTATCGAGTGAGTTGTGGAAGTATGGACCAACTTGGCTTCGGTTACCTGAAGAAAATGGCCTGCACCTCTCCCGCTGCATGCACCAGTCGACAACATCGAAGCCCGGAAG ACCAGGTACCAGCCAGCTTTTGTCTGTAACGCAATTAGAAGAAGCAAAAGTGCGATTAATCCAGATTGCCCAAGCAGATGAATTCAGCCAGGAGATTAAAGAACTTCAAGCGCAAAAACCGCTACATAAACAATCGCAGATTCGTGCACTTAATCCTTTCATAGACCAGCAAGGAACTATCACACAAATAAGGAACAAGGAACTATCACGGCCACAAATTCTACCATCTGAAACTGCTACACGGTGGTGGCCAACTAACACTTGCCGCCATGCGCGAAACATATTGGCCAGTTCGAGGCAAACGACTTGTGAGAAGTGTGATTAG
- the LOC129731934 gene encoding pupal cuticle protein 20-like has protein sequence MKCLIVFSLLCVGYALAQNFNDGRYYPELYSNKFDDGKYRADNSGAYQPWKEGQPGGPGGRGSGSNFGGLGGSSGFTPTFSPPSNVFSDSGPSSGNSNAFGSGGSNFGPGPSSGNSNAFGSGGSNFGPGSGSRFGGNSGFSSGGSGGSGGAGSGSRTIFDSREFNENGYNYKFKTDNEIDVEQTGVFESNKPETPLRVNGYYEFVADDGVRYRVDYLADENGFYAAGDHLPQPNPIPPQILQTLRKLNGKN, from the exons ATGAAGTGCTTGATTGTG TTTTCGCTGCTCTGCGTGGGCTATGCTCTGGCGCAGAATTTCAACGATGGAAGATATTATCCGGAACTGTATTCGAACAAATTCGATGATGGAAAGTATCGCGCTGATAACAGTGGTGCTTACCAACCTTGGAAAGAAGGACAACCAGGTGGACCAGGTGGACGAGGATCAG GATCCAATTTCGGTGGCCTGGGAGGTTCCAGCGGCTTCACCCCAA CATTCTCTCCCCCAAGCAATGTGTTTAGCGACTCGG GACCTAGTTCTGGAAATAGCAATGCCTTCGGAAGCGGTGGTAGCAACTTTGGACCTG GACCTAGTTCTGGAAATAGCAATGCCTTCGGAAGCGGTGGTAGCAACTTTGGACCTG GAAGCGGAAGCCGTTTTGGAGGCAACAGTGGATTCAGCAGTGGAGGCTCTGGAGGCTCTGGAGGCGCCGGTTCGGGAAGTAGAACCATTTTCGACAGCCGAGAGTTCAACGAAAATGGATACAACTACAAATTCAAAACCGATAACGAAATCGACGTAGAACAGACGGGTGTCTTTGAAAGCAACAAACCTGAGACCCCACTCCGGGTGAATGGTTACTACGAGTTCGTCGCCGATGACGGCGTCAGATACCGTGTGGATTACTTAGCCGATGAGAATGGATTCTATGCAGCGGGTGATCATCTTCCGCAGCCAAACCCGATTCCACCACAAATCCTGCAGACGTTGAGAAAGCTGAATGGTAAAAATTAG